The Deinococcus aestuarii genome window below encodes:
- a CDS encoding glycoside hydrolase family 3 protein has translation MTPRSLPLIALTSTLILAACTQVSGEVQPELGAGPGVTLITEGGRSFKDLNKNGALDPYEDWRLTPGARADHLISRMTLEEKAGVMMHGTAPTTAGGVGQGSSYDLTQATRMIRDEHVNTFITRLDGDPVNLATQNNRLQEIAEATRLGIPATISTDPRNSFQFVLGATNEAGQFSKWPETLGLAATRDPNLTRRMADVARQEYRAVGIQMALSPQADLATEPRWSRISGTFGEDAATVSAHVGAYVSGFQNGTQGINRNSVVTVVKHWGGYGAAREGFDGHNSYGKYADFSSGASYDNHLRAFQGAFDAGAAGVMPTYSILTGVTVNGQALEQVGAGFNRQLLQDELRGRYGFGGVIVSDWAIMNDCNEICVNGSPDPAERVRGIAMPWGVEHLSREDRYAKGVGAGLDQIGGTTDSATLISAVKNGKVTEARIGESVRRILVQKFEQGLFENPYVNARRAGEVVGNAGFSREADDAQVRSLVLLENKNDLLPLGSGVKKVYLYGVAPEAATAAGFTVVTTPGEADVAIIRAEAPFQTLHPNYFFGSRYHEGDLDFKDGHPAYEAFKAAAAQVPTILTVYLDRPAILTNVKDRAGALIGNFGVSDANLFRMLTGQARPEGKLPFELPSSMEAVRAQKPDLPSDSAAPLYPYGHGLALK, from the coding sequence ATGACCCCCAGATCCCTGCCCCTGATCGCCCTCACGTCCACCCTGATCCTCGCGGCCTGCACCCAGGTCTCCGGGGAGGTGCAGCCCGAGTTGGGCGCCGGGCCCGGCGTCACGCTCATCACCGAGGGCGGGCGAAGCTTCAAGGACCTGAACAAGAACGGGGCGCTCGACCCCTACGAGGACTGGCGCCTCACGCCGGGAGCGCGCGCGGACCACCTGATCTCCCGGATGACCCTGGAGGAGAAGGCGGGCGTGATGATGCACGGCACCGCCCCGACCACGGCGGGCGGCGTCGGCCAGGGCAGCAGCTACGACCTGACCCAGGCCACGCGGATGATCCGGGACGAGCACGTCAACACCTTCATCACCCGCCTGGACGGCGACCCGGTGAACCTCGCCACCCAGAACAACCGGCTCCAGGAGATCGCGGAGGCGACCCGGCTGGGCATCCCCGCCACCATCAGCACCGACCCGCGCAACTCCTTCCAGTTCGTGCTGGGCGCGACCAACGAGGCCGGGCAGTTCAGCAAGTGGCCCGAGACGCTGGGGCTGGCGGCCACCCGCGACCCGAACCTCACCCGCCGCATGGCGGACGTCGCCCGGCAGGAGTACCGGGCGGTGGGCATCCAGATGGCCCTCTCGCCCCAGGCGGACCTCGCCACCGAGCCCCGCTGGTCGCGCATCAGCGGCACCTTCGGCGAGGACGCCGCGACGGTGAGCGCCCACGTCGGCGCCTACGTGTCGGGCTTCCAGAACGGCACCCAGGGGATCAACAGGAACAGCGTGGTCACCGTCGTCAAGCACTGGGGCGGGTACGGCGCGGCGCGCGAGGGCTTCGACGGGCACAACAGCTACGGCAAGTACGCGGACTTCTCGTCAGGCGCCAGCTACGACAACCACCTGCGGGCCTTTCAGGGCGCCTTCGACGCGGGCGCCGCCGGGGTGATGCCCACCTACTCCATCCTGACCGGCGTCACCGTGAACGGGCAGGCGCTCGAACAGGTCGGGGCGGGCTTCAACCGTCAGCTTCTTCAGGACGAGTTGCGCGGGCGGTACGGCTTTGGGGGCGTGATCGTCTCCGACTGGGCGATCATGAACGACTGCAACGAGATCTGCGTGAACGGCAGCCCGGACCCTGCCGAGCGCGTCCGGGGCATCGCCATGCCGTGGGGCGTCGAGCACCTGAGCCGCGAGGATCGCTACGCCAAGGGCGTGGGCGCGGGGCTGGATCAGATCGGGGGCACCACCGACTCTGCCACCCTGATCTCGGCGGTGAAGAACGGGAAGGTCACCGAGGCGCGCATCGGCGAGTCCGTGCGCCGCATCCTGGTCCAAAAGTTCGAGCAGGGTCTGTTCGAGAACCCCTACGTGAACGCGCGGAGGGCCGGTGAGGTCGTCGGCAACGCGGGGTTCAGCCGGGAGGCGGACGACGCCCAGGTGCGTTCGCTGGTGCTGCTGGAGAACAAGAATGACCTGCTGCCGCTGGGGAGCGGCGTGAAGAAGGTCTACCTCTACGGGGTCGCGCCCGAGGCGGCTACCGCGGCGGGCTTCACCGTCGTCACCACCCCGGGGGAGGCGGACGTCGCCATCATCCGCGCCGAGGCGCCGTTTCAGACCCTGCACCCCAACTACTTCTTCGGCAGCCGCTACCACGAGGGCGACCTGGATTTCAAGGACGGCCATCCCGCCTACGAGGCCTTCAAGGCCGCTGCCGCCCAGGTGCCCACGATCCTGACCGTGTACCTCGACCGCCCGGCCATCCTCACCAACGTCAAGGACAGGGCGGGTGCGCTGATCGGCAACTTCGGGGTGAGCGACGCGAACCTCTTCCGGATGCTGACCGGGCAAGCGCGGCCGGAGGGCAAGCTGCCCTTCGAGCTGCCGTCCTCGATGGAGGCGGTCCGCGCCCAGAAGCCTGACCTGCCGAGCGACAGCGCCGCCCCGCTCTATCCCTACGGGCACGGCCTGGCGTTGAAGTAG
- a CDS encoding S9 family peptidase: MSDADFRRYLNVRSCANGSLRADGARLAFLHNADGTMQIWTVDGPGRWPQQRTFFPNRVSGLVYAPHGHQVLFGMDEGGNERDQLYLMDDEGLEVRALTADPRVRHTSGVWSPDGTRIAFTATRENPSDFTPYELDVASGEVRKLAPLGGYVLASAWLPDGSGVILTRAHSRLRHELLLVRGGEVMPLTGPDAQYLAVRPLPGEASALVLTDAGRDFTNLARLDFTTRELTFLSDRSWDEEGVHVTTDGTLALLVWNEEGFGRAERLDLASGERREVTGLPRGVLDGPDLGRDGRTFLLTAHGPTEAMNVWGVNADAGEATRWTGATLGTVPQAAIVQPEVVHFRSFDGLRVPALYLRPHGAQGMLPVVVVAHGGPERQSRPTFSPVGQYLVAQGYGVLLPNVRGSTGYGKAYTHLDDVERRMDSVADLRAAWDWLVREGGADERRIALYGGSYGGFMVLSALATYPDLWAAGVDLMGIANFVTFLERTSPYRRAVREAEYGSLERDRAFLHAISPLTQVDRIRAPLMVIHGANDPRVPVSEAEQIVAALRARDVPVEYLRYENEGHGLVRLANRLDAYPRVAAFLARHLGR; encoded by the coding sequence GTGAGCGACGCTGACTTCCGCCGCTACCTCAACGTCCGCTCGTGCGCGAACGGCAGCCTGCGCGCCGACGGTGCTCGCCTGGCGTTCCTACACAACGCGGACGGCACCATGCAGATCTGGACCGTCGACGGGCCGGGCCGCTGGCCACAGCAACGCACCTTCTTTCCGAACCGCGTGAGCGGGCTCGTCTACGCGCCGCACGGCCACCAGGTCCTGTTCGGCATGGACGAGGGCGGCAACGAGCGAGACCAGCTCTACCTGATGGACGACGAGGGCCTGGAGGTGCGTGCCCTCACGGCGGACCCCCGGGTGAGACACACGTCGGGCGTGTGGAGCCCGGACGGCACGCGGATCGCCTTTACCGCCACGCGCGAGAACCCGAGCGACTTCACGCCCTACGAACTCGACGTGGCGAGCGGCGAGGTCCGCAAGCTGGCCCCCCTGGGCGGCTACGTCCTCGCCTCCGCCTGGCTGCCCGACGGTTCGGGCGTGATCCTGACGCGGGCGCACTCGCGGCTGAGACACGAACTGCTGCTGGTGCGGGGCGGGGAGGTCATGCCACTCACCGGGCCGGACGCGCAGTACCTCGCCGTGCGGCCCTTGCCGGGCGAGGCGTCCGCCCTGGTCCTCACCGACGCCGGGCGCGACTTCACGAACCTCGCGCGGCTGGACTTCACGACCCGTGAACTCACCTTCCTGTCCGACCGTTCCTGGGACGAGGAGGGCGTGCACGTCACGACAGACGGGACGTTGGCCCTGCTCGTCTGGAACGAGGAGGGCTTCGGGCGGGCCGAGCGCCTCGACCTCGCCTCGGGCGAGCGGCGCGAGGTCACGGGCCTGCCGCGCGGCGTGCTCGACGGGCCCGACCTGGGCCGCGACGGGCGCACCTTCCTGCTGACCGCTCACGGTCCCACCGAGGCGATGAACGTCTGGGGAGTGAACGCGGACGCGGGTGAAGCGACCCGCTGGACGGGGGCCACACTCGGGACCGTGCCGCAGGCGGCCATCGTGCAGCCCGAGGTGGTGCATTTTCGGAGTTTCGACGGCCTGCGGGTCCCCGCCCTGTACCTGCGCCCGCATGGCGCGCAGGGCATGCTGCCCGTCGTCGTGGTCGCCCACGGCGGGCCCGAAAGGCAGAGCCGCCCCACCTTCAGCCCGGTCGGTCAGTACCTCGTGGCGCAGGGGTACGGGGTGCTGCTGCCCAACGTGCGCGGCTCGACCGGCTACGGCAAGGCCTATACCCACCTCGACGACGTGGAGCGGCGCATGGACAGCGTGGCCGACCTGCGGGCCGCCTGGGACTGGCTCGTGCGGGAGGGCGGCGCCGACGAGCGGCGCATCGCCCTCTACGGGGGCAGCTACGGCGGCTTCATGGTGCTCTCGGCCCTGGCAACGTACCCCGACCTCTGGGCGGCGGGCGTCGACCTCATGGGCATCGCGAACTTCGTGACCTTCCTGGAGCGCACCAGCCCGTACCGCCGTGCGGTGCGCGAGGCGGAGTACGGCTCGCTGGAGCGCGACCGCGCGTTCCTGCACGCCATCTCGCCGCTCACGCAGGTGGACCGCATCCGCGCGCCCCTGATGGTGATCCACGGGGCGAACGACCCGCGGGTGCCCGTGTCGGAGGCCGAGCAGATCGTGGCGGCCCTGCGCGCCCGTGACGTGCCGGTGGAGTACCTGCGCTATGAGAACGAGGGCCACGGGCTGGTGAGGCTCGCCAACCGGCTCGACGCCTACCCGAGGGTCGCGGCCTTCCTCGCACGCCATCTGGGGAGGTGA